TCTGTAGCATTTTTTCCAAAGTGTTCTTTATTGATGATTATGGAATCTTGAATAAAAATTAAATTATCATAATCCCTCATTCCACATATTATGCTGTTAAAAAACCTAGAAAAAATAATAGGAACATTTTGTTGATTACTTAGTTTCTCCCTAAAAACAGAATCATTCAAGATTAATGACTGACAGAAAGTTTCACCCATTTTATAACTGCTATATCTCACTTGATCATTTTTATCTTTAAAAGCAAACAGATAAAGAGCGAAATCGGCCTTATACAAACGATACAATCTCTGTTGAACCGCTCGCATACTGGTCTTTTTATCAATCTCTACAATGACTTTTTCTTTTTGAAAATACGCGCTATCTTGCGCTATTTTTGAAAGAGAATCTGTTTCTCTTATAAAACCTAACCCCTTTAAAGAGTTCAGTAATCGGAAATCAGAATTAGCTCCAAGATACTTCGGTAAATCAATATTTGAATAATCAGTCGGCTCCTTTTTGCTTTCCTTATTTTCTTTGCATGAAAAATACAGCGTAGAAAATAACAGGATATATACTAGATGTTTCATATTTTAATTTCTTTATAAATCAATTAAAAATCTAACGTCAAAAGTCCATTAATAATATAAAACAAAAAATGAATACAAGCTCTTTTAATGAAACCCATCCTTTTGCCCCAACGAATCGTTAATATCACGATTAAAACGTTTTTGACATACATCAAATAAACAATCTATAAGAAAAGATACTTTTGAAAAGTGAAAAATCTGAACCTTCGTTCTTAGGGTTTGATTCAAAATTTTCAAATCATCTTATATGAAATTAGCGAAAAAAGATACCGTTAAGTTTTTAATGCAAAGTACTTGCGGATTCCCTCCTGAGTTGATAGATCAAGTTTCTGATATGGGTAAAGAAGCTTGGCTTGAGCAACAAATGTCTATGCCCATGAATGATTCTTGCGAGAAAAAAGTGGGAACTATTTGGGAGTATTTTAAAAGAAAACATATAAAAGCTTGGGGAAGAGATACCATAGTAGATAATGTTCAACTTCAAGTATATTGGCTATACTGGCGTATGGCATGGTGGGATACAAACTTAAAAACTGAAGAATATTTAAGACATCGTATTGCCATGGCATTATCCGAGATCTTGGTCATCTCTGATAAATCCGTTTTGGAATTGAATGCGTTTGGTTTATCCAATTACTATGATATGCTGTACGAGAATGCCTTTGGGAATTATGAAGATCTTCTGTATAAAGTTTCCTTGCACCCAAGTATGGGAATCTATTTATCTCACCTCAACAATCCTAAAGCAGATAAAGCTAAAAACATTCATCCAGATGAAAATTATGCAAGAGAAATCATGCAACTTTTTAGTATTGGATTATATGAACTAAATATCGATGGAAGTCGTAAAAAGAATGCACAAGGGAAACCTATTGCTACTTATGACAATAAAGACATTAAGGAGGTTGCACGTGTGTTTACAGGTTTAGGCCCTGCCGAGTATTGGTGGCCTTGGAAAGATTATTCTGGTACTGAGGTATATTGGGGAGTCAATGAAAACAAAGGTCCTACAAATATCAACATGAGTAAACCCATGAAAGCCTTTGAACAACATCATGATAGAGGGGCTAAAACGATCTTAAAGAAACATCCACTACCCGCGAATCAAGATACCCTTCAAGATATTAAGGAGACAGTGAATATTTTGGTAAATGAACAAAATACGGCTGTTTATATCTCAAAAAGGCTTATACAGTCACTCACAAGCTCAAATCCTTCAAAGGACTATATAAGTGCGATTTCCAAAACATTTATGGATAATGGAAATGGAGTGACAGGAGACTTAAAAGCAGTCATCAAAGCCATTCTTCTACACCCTGAAGCCGAAAAAGGTATTAAGATGAAAGAACCTATGTTTAGAGCAACGCAAATTCTAAGAGGCTTTAAGGCTCATAATGAATCTGATTTACTGTGGGCTACAGGTTTACTTATTGAAGAAAACTTTAACCAACACCCGCTCTCTGCTCCTAGTGTATTTAATTTCTTTTTGAGTGATTATGCACCTCATGGAGACATTGAAAAATCAGGTAAAGTGGCTCCTGAATTCCAGATGATGAACGCAGCTACTTCTATTGGTTATGTCAATGCCATGTATAATTTTTTCTTCGGAAAAAACTACCTTTTAGTTTCCACCCAAGCATCCAGCACAAGAATTGATGTTCCAGAATTGGACTACGAAAAAATCAATAAAAAAGATGAAGTAAAGCTGGATCTTAAAAAAGAAGAAGCACTCGCAAAAAAGAATCCATCTGAACTCATAGATCATTTAGACTTGATGTTGACTGGGGGAAATCTAAATCCTCAAACAAAAAAAGACATTCTGAAAGCTATTTCACCTTATACAAACCGCCCTGATTGGGTAGTAGAAACTGCTTTGTTTATGATAACTATCAGCCCTGATTTCACCATTATAAGTTAAAAAATTATGAAAAAACTAGATAGAAGAGAATTTTTAAGATTAAGTAGTTTGGCGGGTGCCGCTACTTTTCTAAGTCCTTATACCAGTTTAGCTTCAGACCTCGGTGTTTTAGGAGAAAATGAAGACTATAAAGCCTTGGTTTGTATTATGCTTAGTGGTGGAAATGATAGCTTTAATATGCTGGTTCCCATCAATGATAAAAGCTTTAAAAAATACAAAAAAAGCCGATCTAATTTAGCTTTAAAAGAGAACAGCTTACATAGGATTAACTTTACTGATCAGCATGCTCAAAGCTTTGGTTTACACCCTGCAATGAGTAGAACAAAAAGTTTATTTAACCAACAAAAACTTTCGTTTGTAGCCAATATTGGAACGCTAGTAAAACCTATTAGCAAACAAGAATATTTCAACAATTCAGTTCATTTGCCTCTTGGATTGATGTCTCATGCAGATCAACTAAGACATTGGCTTACCTCGGTTCCTAATGAAAGATTGAATTATGGAATTGGTGGTAGAATTGCTGATATGGTTCAGAAATACAATAAGAACCATGAAATACCTATGAATATTTCATTATCTGGCTCTAACTATTTCCAACAAGGGCTAGAAGCCACAGAATATGCCATTACTCAAAATGGAAGTGTGGGACTCAATATCAACGAGAAAAGGAATATTCTAGATAAGACTCTTTACGAAAGCTTTAACAATATGCTCGATAGGCAATATTCAGATAGCTTTAAGCAAACCTATATGGATATTCTAAAAGACGCACAAGGAAATCATGACGATTTTAAAAAAGCCACAAAGGATACCAAGATCAGTACTCCATTTTCAGATTCTCAATTATCCCAAGAACTCAAAATGGTTGCCAAAACTATGGCAAGTGCAAAAAAATTGGGAATGAAAAGGCAAACATTTTATGTGCTTTACCACGGATGGGATCATCATGATGAATTATTGAATTCTCAAGAAAAAATGCTTTCAGTTTTAGACAATGCTCTATATGAATTCTATGAAGCTTTGGATGAAAAAGGTCTCTCTAAAAATGCCATCACATTTACGGCATCAGATTTTGGAAGATCTCTTACTTCCAATGGAAACGGAACAGATCATGCATGGGGAGGAAATTCAATAATTATGGGAGACGCTATCAAAGGTGGACAAGTCTTTGGAGATTACCCATCTTTACATTTAGGAAGTTCTTTAGATGTAGGTGGTGGTGTTTTGATTCCCACATTAAGTACAGATCAACTCTATGAAAAACTTCTTGAGTGGTATGATATTTCCAATGCTAACCTAGGCAAAATACTCCCTAATCTTGCAAACTTTAAAAAGAGTGAAAATCAACTAGATTTTCTGAAGTAATTAATAACCAACCTTACCTCTACTAACTCGACTGTTTTTAACAAGGTGATGTCCTATCACCTTGTTTAAAAACTTCCCAAAAAAAACATTTGAAGATTCTTCCAAAAGAATTCTACACCCTTTAAAAACTGATTTAAGTAACCGTTTTTCTGCAAGATGTTCCTCAAAAAAAAATCTTTTAGGCTCCTCAAAACTTTTATTCTCGTTTCAAATGCATTCTATTTTCTATTCTTTCCTTCGCTTTAGCAATTGGACAAAAATCATTTTATTGTTCTTTTTCTTTTTACAACCATCACATCTATTTGCCCATGTAAAATGGTTCTCAAGTTTTGATTTTCTAGAAAAATCAAAATCTATACAAGAAATAACCGATTTCACTTTTTGGATTCTGAGTGCCTTTAGCATTCTTGTTATTCTGTTATTTTTACTACTCGATAGAAAAATACAAGAATCTAGGTGGCATATTAAATTAGATAAATGGCTAGACCAAAGCAAAAAATATGGACATTACACCATCACCATTGCCACCTTTGTGGTTCTTTTTATGGCTTGGGCAAATGATACTGTTCTCACACCAGAACTCAAAGCACCTTCACAATGGGTAATCTGGTTTCAATTTTTTCTATCACTCTTAGTCATTATTCCTACTACTACAAGAATTTCTGGAGTGTTACTAATTGCCTTATATTCTTATGCCGTCTTCCAATTTGGGTTTTTCTATATGCTAGATTATGTTCACTTTGTGGGAATTGGAATTTACTTGGCTACCCGAAAATCTCAAAACACCAAATTACGTAATATAGCCATTCCATCGCTCTATATTTCTTTAGGTTTTTCCTTGATATGGTTGGCTTTAGAAAAGCTATTCTTCCCCACATGGTCTAGTCAGTTATTAGAACAATACCCTGTTTTGGCTCTTGGATTCTCTCATGACTTCTTTATCAAAGGTGCAGCTTTTGTTGAGCTAGGTTTAGGTTTTGTGATGCTTTTAGGCATCGTACCTAGATTTCTTGCTGTACTTATTAGTTTGGTTTTTATCCTAACTTCATTGTCATTTGGTAAAATTGAAATTATCGGACATACTTCCCTCCATGCCATGCTTATCCTTTTTATACTAACAGGTACTCAAGGGGCTTATCCTCGACTCATCAAAACACATTGGAACAAAATGAAGAAAATTGCTATAGCAGGATTGTCTTATTTGATTCTGATAACCAGTTTTCTTTTTATCTATAAAACCGTTGCAGACAAACAATATCATTGGGCTTTAAACAAAGCCAAGATGAATACTTCTGCCTCTGCACATTGTTCAAAGATGGTAGATGTTTCACACTCTAAAAACATCCCTACTATTTCCTTAATGGAAGTCTTGAAAGAGCCTATGGATATGGGCTACAATCTTCATGTAATTATGAAAAATTGGAAATTCACACCCGAAAAAGTTGGGGAAACCTACCAAGCAAATCAAGGGCACATTCATGTATATATTGACGGCAAGAAAGCCGGTAGAATGTATTCAGACTGGTTTTATCTTGGAAAACTTTCCAAAGGTGTTCACAAAATTGCTATAACAATAAATGGTGATGATCATACTGCCATTACCCTCAACAATAAAATGATAGGTGAAGAGAAAAAAATACTTGTAGAATAGTCAGAACAAAAAAAATCCGAACCAACTAAAAATAAGTTGATTCGGATAAAAAGTAAAATTTTACCATTAAATTAGTAACGGTAGTATTCTGGCTTATATGGTCCTTCTACTGTTACCCCTATGTATTTTGCTTGCTCCGTAGTGAGCTCTTCAAGTTCTACTCCTATTTTTGCAAGGTGTAGTCTTGCCACTTTTTCATCTAAGTGCTTAGGAAGCATATACACTTTGTTTTCATAACGATCTGTATAGTTCCATAATTCTATTTGAGCCAAAGTTTGGTTTGTAAACGAGTTACTCATTACAAAACTTGGGTGTCCTGTTGCACATCCTAAGTTCACCAATCTTCCTTCTGCCAAAACGATGATGTCTTTTCCGTCAAGCGTATATTTATCTACTTGTGGTTTGATTTCAATTTTTGAAGCTCCATGATTGTTATTCAACCAAGCCATATCGATTTCATTATCGAAATGCCCGATATTACAAACAATGGCTTTATCTTTCATTGCCTCGAAGTGCTTTCCTTCTACAATATTGAAGTTTCCTGTAGTGGTAATTACAATATCCATTTTACCTACTACATTATCCAATTTTTTCACTTCAAAACCGTCCATAGCAGCTTGCAATGCACAAATTGGATCTATTTCTGTAACCGTTACAATGGCTCCAGCACCACGGAAAGAAGCGGCAGTTCCTTTTCCAACATCTCCGTAACCACAAACAGCTACTCTTTTCCCTGCCAACATAATATCTGTAGCTCTACGAATAGCATCTACTGCTGATTCTCTACATCCATATTTATTGTCAAACTTAGATTTTGTTACACTGTCGTTAATATTGATTGCTGGGATTGGCAATGTTCCATTGTTCATTCTTTCGTAAAGACGATGAACTCCAGTCGTTGTTTCTTCAGAAAGTCCCTTGATATCTTTTACAAGCTCTGGAAAACGATCAAGAACCATATTAGTAAGATCTCCTCCATCATCAAGAATCATATTCAATGGTTTCCCATCTTCAAAAGCATGAAGTGTTTGTTCAATACACCAATCAAACTCTTCTTCGTTCATTCCTTTCCAAGCATAAACTGGAATACCGGCTGCGGCAATAGCGGCTGCGGCATGATCTTGAGTAGAGAAAATATTACAAGAAGACCAAGTTACATCAGCTCCAAGAGCTACAAGTGTTTCGATAAGAACGGCGGTTTGAATAGTCATGTGAAGACAACCAGCAATACGAGCTCCTTTAAGCGGTTGCTCTGTTTTATATTCCTCACGTAATGACATAAGCCCTGGCATTTCTGCTTCTGCCAATTCTATTTCTCTTCTTCCCCATTCGGCAAGAGATATATCTTTTACTTTGTATCTTTGAGTTTCCGTTTTCATAAAATGAATTGTTTATATCCTAAATAGTTGAGGTGCAAAGTTACAAAAAGAATATATCGGTTGAGACATTTTTAATCAAAGACATTTTTATTTATGTTTTTAACACACAGGACTGTATAGAACAGTGTGATTTTACATGGGTTCTAGATAAGTACAAAGATGAATTAAGCAAGTGGAAAAAAAGAAAAAATTTAGATGAATTTGTGGCAGTTCGTTGGTTTCATCACGACTATTTAGGAATCAAAGATAAAATTGCTATTTCTGACACAAAAGAACCCTACTGCCAAGGTATTCCATCCATGTCTATCTCTCATTCTAAAGGTAAAATTGCCTTAGCTTATTCTCCAAAGGATAAAATAGGAATAGACATTGAAAAAACCACAAATTCAGTAGAGTATGTGAAAAGTAAGATTCTTTTTCCTTCAGAATTTTGCTTAGAAGAAACGCTAATCGAACCTGATATTAGAGAAAAATATTTTATGAGAATATGGACTGCAAAAGAAGCAAGTTACAAAGCTTCGGATTCCAATAAATTCTCCTTTAAAGGCTATGAAACTCTTGATCTGTTATCAAATAAAGCAGAATGTTTGATTCACGAACACAAAGAGCGTTTTAAATTATTCTTTTTAAAGGAAGATTTATTTTACTTTTGTCTTGCAATAAAATCTGAATGATAGAATTCAAAAAAAATAAAAATGAGCTGGCTATTTTGCTAGATCCTGGAAAACTTCCATTGGAGGAGATTTTTTATATTATTGACTTAGGTGTAGAACACCATGTCGATTACTTCTTTGTTGGCGGAAGCCTAATGATGGAGAATAATATAGAAAAAATACTTCAATATATCCGCTCAAAATCTTCTATTCCTTGCATTCTTTATCCTGGAAGTAATTCTCAAATTCATCCAGATTTTGATGCTCTTCTTTTTATGAGCTTAGTATCTGGAAGAAACCCAGAATATCTGATTGGTCAGCAAGTTGTCTCAGCCCCCATTATAAAGAAAATGGGACTTCAAGCTATTTCAACTGCCTATATTCTCATAGCCGATTCTGCTTTGACTTCTGTAGCCTATATGAGTCAAACACAACCGATTCCTACTGCTAAATATGACATTGCTATTGCTACGGCAATGGCTTCAGAACTCCTTGGCTTCAGCACTTTATTCATTGATGGAGGGTCTGGAATTGAGCAGATTATTTCGGCCGAAACTTTATCAAAAATCAGCGGA
This genomic interval from Flavobacteriales bacterium contains the following:
- a CDS encoding DUF1800 domain-containing protein; this encodes MKLAKKDTVKFLMQSTCGFPPELIDQVSDMGKEAWLEQQMSMPMNDSCEKKVGTIWEYFKRKHIKAWGRDTIVDNVQLQVYWLYWRMAWWDTNLKTEEYLRHRIAMALSEILVISDKSVLELNAFGLSNYYDMLYENAFGNYEDLLYKVSLHPSMGIYLSHLNNPKADKAKNIHPDENYAREIMQLFSIGLYELNIDGSRKKNAQGKPIATYDNKDIKEVARVFTGLGPAEYWWPWKDYSGTEVYWGVNENKGPTNINMSKPMKAFEQHHDRGAKTILKKHPLPANQDTLQDIKETVNILVNEQNTAVYISKRLIQSLTSSNPSKDYISAISKTFMDNGNGVTGDLKAVIKAILLHPEAEKGIKMKEPMFRATQILRGFKAHNESDLLWATGLLIEENFNQHPLSAPSVFNFFLSDYAPHGDIEKSGKVAPEFQMMNAATSIGYVNAMYNFFFGKNYLLVSTQASSTRIDVPELDYEKINKKDEVKLDLKKEEALAKKNPSELIDHLDLMLTGGNLNPQTKKDILKAISPYTNRPDWVVETALFMITISPDFTIIS
- a CDS encoding geranylgeranylglyceryl phosphate synthase family protein; this translates as MIEFKKNKNELAILLDPGKLPLEEIFYIIDLGVEHHVDYFFVGGSLMMENNIEKILQYIRSKSSIPCILYPGSNSQIHPDFDALLFMSLVSGRNPEYLIGQQVVSAPIIKKMGLQAISTAYILIADSALTSVAYMSQTQPIPTAKYDIAIATAMASELLGFSTLFIDGGSGIEQIISAETLSKISGAVSLPIIVGGGVSSLNEVQSLWASGADIVVIGNAIEENPELIKTLSQR
- a CDS encoding 4'-phosphopantetheinyl transferase superfamily protein — protein: MQSYKKNISVETFLIKDIFIYVFNTQDCIEQCDFTWVLDKYKDELSKWKKRKNLDEFVAVRWFHHDYLGIKDKIAISDTKEPYCQGIPSMSISHSKGKIALAYSPKDKIGIDIEKTTNSVEYVKSKILFPSEFCLEETLIEPDIREKYFMRIWTAKEASYKASDSNKFSFKGYETLDLLSNKAECLIHEHKERFKLFFLKEDLFYFCLAIKSE
- a CDS encoding DUF1501 domain-containing protein, translated to MKKLDRREFLRLSSLAGAATFLSPYTSLASDLGVLGENEDYKALVCIMLSGGNDSFNMLVPINDKSFKKYKKSRSNLALKENSLHRINFTDQHAQSFGLHPAMSRTKSLFNQQKLSFVANIGTLVKPISKQEYFNNSVHLPLGLMSHADQLRHWLTSVPNERLNYGIGGRIADMVQKYNKNHEIPMNISLSGSNYFQQGLEATEYAITQNGSVGLNINEKRNILDKTLYESFNNMLDRQYSDSFKQTYMDILKDAQGNHDDFKKATKDTKISTPFSDSQLSQELKMVAKTMASAKKLGMKRQTFYVLYHGWDHHDELLNSQEKMLSVLDNALYEFYEALDEKGLSKNAITFTASDFGRSLTSNGNGTDHAWGGNSIIMGDAIKGGQVFGDYPSLHLGSSLDVGGGVLIPTLSTDQLYEKLLEWYDISNANLGKILPNLANFKKSENQLDFLK
- the ahcY gene encoding adenosylhomocysteinase is translated as MKTETQRYKVKDISLAEWGRREIELAEAEMPGLMSLREEYKTEQPLKGARIAGCLHMTIQTAVLIETLVALGADVTWSSCNIFSTQDHAAAAIAAAGIPVYAWKGMNEEEFDWCIEQTLHAFEDGKPLNMILDDGGDLTNMVLDRFPELVKDIKGLSEETTTGVHRLYERMNNGTLPIPAININDSVTKSKFDNKYGCRESAVDAIRRATDIMLAGKRVAVCGYGDVGKGTAASFRGAGAIVTVTEIDPICALQAAMDGFEVKKLDNVVGKMDIVITTTGNFNIVEGKHFEAMKDKAIVCNIGHFDNEIDMAWLNNNHGASKIEIKPQVDKYTLDGKDIIVLAEGRLVNLGCATGHPSFVMSNSFTNQTLAQIELWNYTDRYENKVYMLPKHLDEKVARLHLAKIGVELEELTTEQAKYIGVTVEGPYKPEYYRY